Proteins from one Cellulosilyticum lentocellum DSM 5427 genomic window:
- the atpH gene encoding ATP synthase F1 subunit delta produces MAKLVVKRYATALFDIASSEGKMATYEEEVKVIIKVLQDEPDFMAVLENHKVTTEEKISLLETIFTGKVENSILGLLVLLVKKGRQSEMINVLEGFLERIKKESGIVKATVTSAVALKEGQVEAIKAKLEASTKSKIELETIVDEGIIAGLVIRVGDKVVDASIKGEMQALKKQLSKLRPA; encoded by the coding sequence GTGGCTAAGTTAGTTGTTAAAAGATATGCTACTGCCCTATTTGATATCGCTAGTTCTGAAGGGAAAATGGCAACCTATGAAGAAGAGGTAAAAGTCATTATTAAAGTACTTCAGGATGAACCAGACTTTATGGCAGTTTTAGAAAATCATAAAGTTACAACAGAGGAAAAAATCAGTCTCCTTGAAACTATTTTTACAGGTAAAGTAGAAAACTCTATTTTAGGACTTTTAGTTTTACTTGTGAAAAAAGGTAGACAGTCTGAAATGATAAATGTACTTGAAGGTTTCCTTGAACGTATTAAAAAGGAATCCGGTATTGTTAAAGCAACTGTTACATCGGCTGTAGCACTTAAAGAAGGCCAAGTAGAAGCTATTAAAGCAAAGCTTGAAGCAAGTACAAAAAGCAAAATTGAACTTGAAACAATCGTAGATGAAGGCATTATAGCAGGACTAGTGATTAGAGTTGGCGATAAAGTTGTAGACGCTAGTATTAAAGGCGAGATGCAAGCTTTAAAGAAACAATTATCAAAGCTTAGACCTGCATAG
- the atpF gene encoding F0F1 ATP synthase subunit B, with amino-acid sequence MNTSLITVLAATELPGRIIGFDAQLLTDLGLQLFSTLVIVVALYFILHKPVTAMLDKRKQAIANEINEAKATNANAAKLKADYEDKIAGIEEEAAQILKETRAKALAREEQMVAEAKKEIEAMKAKAANDILLEQERVKDEMKTQLIDVSTLMASKFVALSIDENKHQEIIDDIIKEMGDVQWLS; translated from the coding sequence TTGAATACATCATTAATTACTGTATTAGCTGCAACTGAGTTGCCAGGAAGAATCATAGGATTTGATGCTCAGTTACTAACTGATTTAGGGTTACAATTATTCTCTACTTTAGTTATTGTTGTAGCACTTTACTTCATTCTTCACAAACCAGTGACTGCGATGCTTGATAAGAGAAAACAAGCTATTGCGAATGAGATTAACGAAGCTAAAGCTACAAATGCAAATGCAGCTAAGCTTAAAGCAGATTATGAAGATAAAATCGCGGGTATTGAAGAAGAAGCAGCACAAATCCTTAAAGAGACTAGAGCGAAAGCTTTAGCTAGAGAAGAGCAAATGGTTGCAGAAGCTAAGAAAGAAATCGAAGCTATGAAAGCCAAAGCTGCAAATGACATTCTTCTTGAACAAGAACGTGTTAAAGATGAGATGAAAACTCAGCTTATTGATGTTTCTACTCTTATGGCAAGTAAATTTGTTGCCCTCTCAATAGATGAAAACAAACATCAAGAAATCATTGACGATATTATTAAAGAGATGGGGGATGTACAGTGGCTAAGTTAG
- the atpE gene encoding ATP synthase F0 subunit C, whose amino-acid sequence MDNQQIDGNALILACSAIGAGLAMIAGIGPGIGQGYAAGKGAEAVGRQPEAQSTIVSTMLLGAAVAETTGIYGLIVAIILLFANPLITKYQSL is encoded by the coding sequence ATGGATAATCAACAAATCGATGGAAACGCTTTAATCTTAGCATGTTCAGCAATTGGTGCAGGTCTTGCTATGATCGCAGGTATTGGACCTGGTATTGGACAAGGTTATGCAGCTGGTAAAGGTGCAGAAGCAGTAGGTCGTCAACCAGAAGCTCAATCTACAATCGTAAGTACTATGCTTTTAGGAGCAGCTGTAGCAGAGACAACAGGTATTTACGGTCTTATCGTAGCTATTATTCTTTTATTCGCAAACCCACTTATTACAAAATACCAATCTTTATAA
- the atpE gene encoding ATP synthase F0 subunit C: MLACSAIGAGLSMIAGIGPGVGQGYAAGKAAEAVGNRPKLQATILRTMLLGQAVAQTTGIYALIIALLLLFVNIF, translated from the coding sequence GTGCTTGCATGTTCAGCGATTGGAGCAGGATTATCAATGATTGCAGGTATTGGACCTGGAGTCGGACAAGGTTATGCAGCAGGTAAAGCTGCAGAAGCAGTAGGTAATAGACCTAAGCTTCAAGCTACAATACTTAGAACTATGTTACTAGGTCAAGCAGTAGCGCAAACAACTGGTATTTATGCCCTTATTATTGCCTTATTATTACTCTTTGTAAACATCTTTTAA
- the atpB gene encoding F0F1 ATP synthase subunit A, with translation MGDNLDFGAQLYFKLFEVNGQPVYLTQTIVSTWLIMLGLILVAVILRVKMRKFKEVPETKLQTTVEMIVDMINNFTISSMGPAGKKFAGYYGPLLIYIAVCNLSGLIGIRPPTADFATTLAFALITFFMIHGFGIKSKGVGYFKGFLEPFPLLLPINIIGELATPVSLSFRLFGNILGGSIIMGLVYAMFPKIVVFLGIPAVLHGYFDVFAGALQAFIFVMLSMTFVSSAME, from the coding sequence GTGGGTGACAATCTAGATTTTGGTGCACAATTGTATTTTAAGCTCTTTGAAGTAAATGGTCAGCCTGTTTATCTAACTCAAACTATTGTTAGTACATGGCTTATTATGCTTGGACTTATCCTTGTGGCAGTTATTTTAAGGGTCAAAATGAGAAAATTCAAAGAAGTACCAGAAACAAAATTACAAACCACGGTTGAAATGATAGTAGATATGATCAATAACTTTACTATCTCCAGTATGGGACCAGCAGGGAAAAAGTTTGCGGGCTATTACGGTCCACTTCTTATTTATATTGCGGTTTGTAACTTATCTGGCCTTATTGGCATCAGACCACCGACAGCAGATTTTGCAACGACACTTGCCTTTGCACTCATTACATTCTTTATGATTCATGGCTTTGGTATTAAATCAAAAGGAGTTGGGTACTTTAAAGGTTTCTTGGAACCTTTCCCACTTTTACTACCAATCAACATTATTGGTGAACTTGCAACGCCAGTTTCATTAAGCTTCCGTTTGTTTGGTAATATCCTTGGTGGATCAATTATTATGGGGCTTGTTTATGCGATGTTCCCTAAAATTGTAGTTTTCCTTGGTATACCAGCAGTGCTTCACGGATACTTTGACGTTTTTGCAGGTGCACTTCAAGCATTTATTTTCGTAATGCTTAGTATGACATTCGTGTCAAGTGCCATGGAATAG
- a CDS encoding ATP synthase subunit I, with protein MNNEMFKKNFMLICMILFSLIVYIIGILLVADKLGWTLGITFGLVFSLLKLKLMQNTIAKAIAMPEGKAQKYANVQYMIRYILTGVVLVIAALEPSINLLGVFFGLISMKVGAYAQLALNKKAQ; from the coding sequence ATGAATAATGAAATGTTTAAGAAAAATTTCATGTTAATTTGCATGATATTGTTTTCATTAATTGTATATATTATAGGCATACTATTGGTAGCCGATAAGCTAGGCTGGACCTTAGGGATTACTTTTGGTTTAGTTTTTTCCTTACTTAAGTTAAAGCTTATGCAAAATACGATTGCAAAAGCTATTGCTATGCCAGAAGGAAAAGCACAAAAGTATGCAAACGTTCAGTATATGATTAGATATATTCTTACAGGTGTTGTACTGGTTATAGCAGCGCTAGAGCCAAGTATTAATTTATTAGGTGTGTTTTTTGGACTTATTTCCATGAAGGTAGGTGCTTATGCACAGTTAGCCCTCAATAAAAAAGCACAGTAG
- a CDS encoding AtpZ/AtpI family protein, with product MKISSWAKSLSLISQLGITMITPILICTFIGIFIDEKVKTAPIFTIIFIILGVGAAFRNLFYYTSKQAKKEDKHE from the coding sequence GTGAAAATTAGTTCGTGGGCTAAGAGTTTAAGTTTAATTTCCCAATTAGGGATAACAATGATTACACCTATTTTAATTTGTACTTTTATCGGGATATTCATTGATGAAAAAGTAAAGACAGCTCCAATTTTTACTATCATTTTTATTATTTTAGGAGTAGGGGCAGCTTTTAGAAATTTATTTTATTATACTAGTAAGCAGGCTAAGAAAGAGGATAAACATGAATAA